A single window of Cetobacterium sp. 8H DNA harbors:
- a CDS encoding cold-shock protein, with product MKGTVKWFNQEKGFGFITGEDGKDVFAHFSQIQKDGFKTLNEGEEVTFDVTEGAKGPQATNIVTK from the coding sequence ATGAAAGGTACAGTTAAATGGTTTAACCAAGAGAAAGGATTTGGATTTATCACTGGTGAGGATGGGAAAGATGTATTCGCACACTTCTCTCAAATTCAAAAAGACGGATTCAAAACTCTTAACGAGGGAGAAGAAGTAACATTTGATGTAACAGAGGGAGCTAAAGGTCCTCAAGCTACAAACATTGTAACTAAGTAA
- a CDS encoding cyclically-permuted mutarotase family protein gives MKKIILASSIASLLLMGCSSTNSTQSLKDVNWKYSRDLPTPKGYEKQIGVAGPLAGNIGDYIVVAGGANFPHKSVLEGGPKVTYSDLYLMKQTNKGLELIKHTQLPKEIGYGTAISTENGIYYIGGTHQKGISNEILYLTLNKDKTDIEINKIGELPFDYHSGVAVLKDNNIYIVTGRQNGQNSKNFYKYDLATNKTSELKMFPGTERSQSIGQILNNGKEDLLYVFGGGTGIAFTDGYAYNFNKNTWEKVQDVKLGTKDISVLGANSIKLNINEMMVIGGFNKEIWDDANLKLGGLKGEELAKYKNSYFTKDPQDFNWNQDMLVYNAKDNTWKSAGKVPFLAPCGEGLVKIDNKIYSINGEIKPGVRSEKIYVGTIEN, from the coding sequence ATGAAAAAAATTATACTAGCATCATCTATAGCTTCACTTCTTTTAATGGGATGTTCATCTACAAATTCAACTCAATCATTAAAAGACGTAAATTGGAAATACAGTAGAGATTTACCTACACCTAAAGGATATGAAAAACAAATTGGAGTAGCAGGACCATTAGCGGGTAATATAGGGGATTACATAGTAGTAGCAGGTGGAGCTAATTTTCCTCATAAATCAGTATTAGAAGGAGGACCTAAAGTTACTTATTCTGATTTATATTTAATGAAACAAACTAATAAAGGATTAGAACTAATAAAACATACTCAACTACCTAAAGAAATAGGATACGGAACAGCTATTTCAACAGAAAACGGTATCTATTATATTGGAGGAACACATCAAAAAGGTATTTCTAATGAAATACTATATTTAACTTTAAATAAAGATAAAACAGATATAGAAATAAACAAAATAGGGGAATTACCATTTGATTATCACAGTGGAGTAGCAGTTTTAAAAGATAATAATATATATATTGTTACAGGAAGACAAAATGGACAAAATAGTAAAAACTTCTATAAATACGATTTAGCAACAAATAAAACATCAGAATTAAAAATGTTCCCGGGAACAGAAAGAAGTCAATCTATTGGACAAATTTTAAATAACGGAAAAGAAGATTTACTTTATGTATTTGGAGGAGGAACAGGAATTGCTTTTACAGATGGATATGCATATAATTTCAATAAAAATACTTGGGAAAAAGTTCAAGATGTAAAATTAGGAACAAAAGATATTTCAGTTTTAGGAGCAAACTCTATTAAATTAAATATTAATGAAATGATGGTTATAGGAGGATTTAATAAAGAGATCTGGGACGATGCAAACTTAAAGTTAGGAGGACTAAAAGGAGAAGAATTGGCAAAATATAAAAATTCTTATTTCACAAAAGATCCTCAAGACTTCAATTGGAATCAAGATATGCTAGTTTATAATGCAAAAGATAATACATGGAAATCAGCAGGAAAAGTTCCTTTCTTAGCACCTTGCGGAGAAGGATTAGTAAAAATAGATAATAAGATATATTCAATTAATGGAGAAATAAAACCTGGAGTTAGATCAGAAAAAATTTATGTAGGAACAATAGAGAATTAA